From one Catenuloplanes nepalensis genomic stretch:
- the metH gene encoding methionine synthase, with translation MSDTTRIDALKQLLSERIVVLDGAWGTMLQNAKLAPEDYSGPMIPADHPKDVVGDPDLLILTRPDLILDVHRQYLAAGADITTTNTFTATGIGQADYGLEHLVRDMNVQAARLARQAADEAGGKWVAGSVGPLNVTLSLSPRVDDPAYRAVTFDQVKATYMEQMSALVEGGVDIFLIETVFDTLNLKAAISAAREVAPQIPIWLSVTIVDLSGRTLSGQTVEAFWRSVERAEPLAVGVNCSLGAAEMRPHVAELAKLANVYVSSHPNAGLPNAFGGYDQTPEQTSALVGEFAQSGFVNIVGGCCGTSPAHIAKIAEAVRGVPPRVINPPAPTTRFSGLEPFAIGPDTGFVMIGERTNVTGSAKFRRLIEAEDYQAAVDVALEQVRGGANLLDVNMDADLLDSEKAMTTFLNLIATEPEVARIPVMIDSSKFSVLEAGMKCVQGKGVVNSISLKEGPAAFLEQARVIKSYGLGAVVMAFDEQGQADTTARKVDICGRAYDLLVQEAGFAPDDIIFDPNVLAVATGISEHNGYAKAFLDALPLIKQRCPGARTSGGISNLSFAFRGNDVVREAMHSAFLLHAVRAGLDMGIVNAGQLAVYADIPADLLELVEDVIFDRRPDATDRLVTFASTVTGSGTKREIDLSWREGTVSERLSYALVHGIVDFVEADTEEARQQLPRPLDVIEGPLMDGMKVVGDLFGAGKMFLPQVVKSARVMKRSVAYLEPYMEKEKAAGRGQGKVVLATVKGDVHDIGKNIVGVVLGCNNYEVIDLGVMVPTAKILETALAEGADAIGLSGLITPSLDEMVAVGEEMQKRGMTLPLLIGGATTSKQHTAVRIAPAYTGDTVHVLDASRVVGVVSDLLDANRKVTLRTANLAEQERLRIAHENRRSQPLLTLAAARENRERVSFDEIPVPAFTGLRRVEPSIAALREMIDWQFLFLAWELKGKYPAILDQPVARELFDDANAMLDQIIAEGTLRATGAYAIWPAHADGDDIVLPDAGVTFPMLRQQTQKPDGRANRCLADYVAPAGAGDHLGGFAVAIHGAEALAGRYEAEQDDYKSIMVKAVADRLAEAFAEYLHLQVRREWFEPDAQPELADLHAERFRGIRPALGYPASPDHSEKHELFDLIDAQSIGIGLTESFAMTPAAAVSGLIFAHPESHYFTVGRLGRDQVEDYARRRGMPLDEVEKWLRPNLAY, from the coding sequence GTGAGTGACACCACGCGCATCGACGCATTGAAGCAACTGCTGAGCGAGCGGATCGTGGTCCTCGACGGCGCCTGGGGCACCATGCTGCAGAACGCCAAGCTCGCCCCCGAGGACTACAGCGGGCCGATGATCCCGGCCGACCACCCCAAGGACGTCGTCGGCGACCCGGACCTGCTCATCCTCACCCGCCCCGACCTCATCCTCGACGTCCACCGGCAATACCTGGCCGCGGGCGCGGACATCACCACCACGAACACGTTCACCGCGACCGGCATCGGGCAGGCCGACTACGGCCTGGAGCACCTGGTCCGGGACATGAACGTGCAGGCCGCGCGGCTCGCCCGGCAGGCCGCGGACGAGGCCGGCGGCAAGTGGGTCGCCGGAAGCGTCGGCCCGCTCAACGTGACGCTGTCGCTGTCACCGCGCGTCGACGACCCCGCCTACCGCGCGGTCACGTTCGACCAGGTCAAGGCGACCTACATGGAGCAGATGTCGGCCCTGGTCGAGGGCGGCGTCGACATCTTCCTGATCGAGACCGTCTTCGACACGCTCAACCTCAAGGCCGCGATCTCCGCCGCCCGCGAGGTCGCGCCGCAGATCCCGATCTGGCTCTCCGTCACCATCGTCGACCTGTCCGGGCGCACGCTGTCCGGGCAGACCGTCGAGGCGTTCTGGCGGTCCGTCGAGCGCGCCGAGCCCCTGGCCGTCGGCGTGAACTGCTCGCTCGGCGCGGCCGAGATGCGGCCGCACGTCGCGGAGCTGGCCAAGCTCGCCAACGTGTACGTGTCGTCGCACCCGAACGCGGGCCTGCCGAACGCGTTCGGCGGCTACGACCAGACGCCGGAGCAGACCAGCGCGCTGGTCGGCGAGTTCGCCCAGTCCGGGTTCGTCAACATCGTCGGAGGCTGCTGCGGCACCTCGCCGGCGCACATCGCCAAGATCGCCGAGGCCGTGCGCGGCGTCCCGCCCCGGGTGATCAACCCGCCCGCACCGACCACCCGGTTCTCCGGGCTGGAGCCGTTCGCGATCGGGCCGGACACCGGCTTCGTCATGATCGGTGAGCGGACCAACGTCACCGGGTCGGCGAAGTTCCGGCGGCTGATCGAGGCCGAGGACTACCAGGCCGCGGTCGACGTGGCCCTGGAGCAGGTGCGCGGCGGCGCGAACCTGCTCGACGTGAACATGGACGCGGACCTGCTCGACAGCGAGAAGGCCATGACCACGTTCCTCAACCTGATCGCGACCGAGCCGGAGGTCGCCCGGATCCCGGTCATGATCGACAGCTCGAAGTTCTCCGTGCTCGAAGCGGGCATGAAGTGCGTGCAGGGCAAGGGCGTCGTCAACTCGATCTCGCTCAAGGAAGGGCCGGCGGCGTTCCTCGAGCAGGCTCGTGTGATCAAGTCCTATGGGCTCGGCGCGGTCGTCATGGCGTTCGACGAGCAGGGGCAAGCCGATACGACGGCGCGCAAAGTCGACATCTGCGGGCGGGCCTACGACCTGCTGGTGCAGGAAGCCGGATTCGCGCCGGACGACATCATCTTCGACCCGAACGTGCTCGCGGTCGCGACCGGCATCTCGGAACACAACGGATATGCGAAGGCGTTCCTCGACGCGCTGCCGCTGATCAAGCAGCGGTGCCCGGGCGCGCGCACCTCCGGCGGCATCTCCAACCTGTCGTTCGCGTTCCGCGGCAACGACGTGGTCCGCGAGGCCATGCACTCCGCGTTCCTGCTGCACGCCGTCCGCGCCGGCCTGGACATGGGCATCGTCAACGCCGGTCAGCTCGCCGTCTACGCCGACATCCCCGCCGACCTGCTCGAACTCGTCGAAGACGTGATCTTCGACCGGCGGCCGGACGCCACCGACCGGCTCGTGACGTTCGCGTCCACGGTCACCGGCTCCGGCACCAAGCGCGAGATCGACCTGTCCTGGCGCGAGGGCACCGTCTCCGAGCGCCTGTCCTACGCGCTCGTCCACGGCATCGTCGACTTCGTCGAGGCGGACACCGAGGAGGCCCGGCAGCAACTGCCCCGGCCGCTCGACGTGATCGAAGGCCCGCTGATGGACGGCATGAAGGTCGTCGGCGACCTGTTCGGCGCCGGCAAGATGTTCCTGCCCCAGGTCGTCAAGAGCGCGCGCGTGATGAAACGCTCCGTGGCCTACCTGGAGCCGTACATGGAGAAGGAGAAGGCCGCCGGGCGCGGGCAGGGCAAGGTCGTGCTCGCCACCGTCAAGGGCGACGTGCACGACATCGGCAAGAACATCGTCGGCGTCGTCCTCGGCTGCAACAACTACGAGGTCATCGACCTCGGCGTGATGGTGCCGACCGCCAAGATCCTGGAGACCGCGCTGGCCGAGGGCGCGGACGCGATCGGCCTGTCCGGGCTGATCACGCCGTCGCTGGACGAGATGGTCGCGGTCGGCGAGGAGATGCAGAAGCGCGGCATGACGCTGCCGCTGCTGATCGGCGGCGCCACCACCTCCAAGCAGCACACCGCGGTCCGGATCGCGCCCGCCTACACCGGCGACACCGTGCACGTGCTCGACGCGTCCCGGGTCGTCGGCGTCGTCTCCGACCTGCTCGACGCGAACCGCAAGGTCACGCTGCGGACCGCGAACCTGGCCGAGCAGGAACGGCTGCGGATCGCGCACGAGAACCGGCGCTCCCAGCCGCTGCTGACGCTCGCCGCCGCCCGGGAGAACCGGGAGCGGGTGTCGTTCGACGAGATCCCGGTGCCCGCGTTCACCGGGCTGCGCCGGGTCGAGCCGTCCATCGCCGCGCTGCGCGAGATGATCGACTGGCAGTTCCTGTTCCTGGCCTGGGAACTGAAGGGCAAGTACCCGGCGATCCTGGACCAGCCGGTCGCGCGCGAGCTCTTCGACGACGCCAACGCGATGCTGGACCAGATCATCGCCGAGGGTACGCTCCGGGCCACCGGCGCGTACGCGATCTGGCCCGCGCACGCGGACGGCGACGACATCGTGCTCCCGGACGCGGGCGTGACGTTCCCGATGCTGCGTCAGCAGACGCAGAAGCCGGACGGGCGGGCGAACCGGTGCCTGGCCGACTACGTCGCGCCGGCCGGCGCCGGCGATCACCTGGGCGGGTTCGCGGTCGCGATCCACGGGGCCGAGGCACTGGCCGGGCGGTACGAGGCCGAGCAGGACGACTACAAGTCGATCATGGTTAAGGCGGTCGCGGACCGGCTCGCCGAGGCGTTCGCGGAGTACCTGCACCTGCAGGTGCGCCGCGAGTGGTTCGAGCCGGACGCACAGCCGGAACTGGCCGACCTGCACGCGGAGCGGTTCCGGGGCATCCGGCCCGCGCTCGGCTACCCGGCCAGCCCCGACCACAGCGAGAAGCACGAGCTGTTCGACCTGATCGACGCGCAGTCGATCGGGATCGGGCTGACCGAGTCGTTCGCGATGACACCGGCCGCCGCGGTCTCCGGCCTGATCTTCGCCCACCCGGAGTCCCACTACTTCACGGTCGGCCGCCTCGGCCGAGACCAGGTCGAGGACTACGCCCGCCGCCGCGGCATGCCTCTCGACGAGGTCGAGAAGTGGCTGCGCCCGAACCTGGCGTACTGA
- a CDS encoding maleylpyruvate isomerase N-terminal domain-containing protein — translation MHDRVLDAFAAESSALSAALSGVPAKAFDLPSPCPPWTVAGLLGHVIVTVGRTPGMIAGPVPAAATVDAAGYYRPDERFSPTANADRIAAGADRAALPGTSLVTEFRTISGYVVERCRREPAGRVVRTRHGDDMLLTDFMLTRVVEVAVHGLDLAAALGRDPWTTPAAVDAVSALLLGDAPVPLGWDRLTFVRKATGREPMTGEERAAISRNEIRWLALG, via the coding sequence ATGCATGATCGTGTCCTCGACGCCTTCGCCGCGGAGTCCTCGGCGCTGTCCGCCGCCCTGTCCGGCGTACCCGCGAAGGCCTTTGATCTGCCGTCGCCGTGTCCTCCGTGGACGGTGGCGGGGCTGCTCGGGCACGTCATCGTGACCGTCGGCCGGACCCCGGGGATGATCGCCGGGCCGGTACCGGCGGCCGCCACGGTCGACGCGGCCGGCTACTACCGGCCGGACGAGCGGTTCTCGCCGACGGCGAACGCCGACCGGATCGCGGCCGGTGCCGACCGTGCGGCGCTGCCGGGCACGTCGCTGGTCACGGAGTTCAGGACCATCAGCGGGTACGTGGTGGAGCGCTGCCGCCGGGAGCCGGCCGGACGGGTCGTGCGCACCCGGCACGGTGACGACATGCTGCTCACCGACTTCATGCTGACCCGCGTGGTCGAGGTGGCCGTGCACGGTCTCGACCTCGCGGCCGCGCTCGGCCGTGACCCCTGGACCACACCGGCCGCCGTGGACGCGGTGAGCGCGCTGCTGCTCGGCGACGCGCCGGTGCCGCTCGGCTGGGACCGGCTCACGTTCGTCCGCAAGGCGACCGGACGGGAGCCGATGACGGGGGAGGAGCGGGCGGCGATCTCCCGTAACGAGATCCGCTGGCTCGCTCTCGGCTGA
- a CDS encoding PadR family transcriptional regulator codes for MSVGFALLGLLEAGPAHGYDLKRTYDERFGAGRAPLHYGQVYSTLARLLKHGLVEVESEPGDGPDRKRYAITDAGITDVTEWLGRPEKPEPYLQSTLFTKIVLALMTGRNANDLLDTQRHEHLRLMRELTQRKMNGDLADALICDHALFHLEADLRWLELTTARLDQLAERVAR; via the coding sequence ATGTCGGTGGGATTCGCTCTGCTGGGGCTGCTCGAAGCGGGGCCCGCGCACGGTTACGACCTGAAGCGCACCTATGACGAGCGGTTCGGGGCCGGGCGCGCGCCGCTGCACTACGGTCAGGTCTACTCCACGCTCGCGCGGCTGCTCAAGCACGGCCTGGTCGAGGTCGAGTCCGAGCCGGGCGACGGACCCGACCGCAAGCGTTACGCGATCACCGACGCCGGCATCACCGACGTGACGGAGTGGCTCGGCCGCCCCGAGAAACCCGAGCCCTACCTGCAGTCCACGCTCTTCACCAAGATCGTGCTCGCGCTGATGACCGGCCGGAACGCCAACGATCTGCTGGACACGCAGCGGCACGAGCACCTGCGCCTGATGCGCGAGCTGACCCAGCGCAAGATGAACGGCGACCTCGCCGACGCGCTGATCTGCGACCACGCGCTGTTCCACCTGGAGGCCGACCTGCGCTGGCTGGAGCTCACCACCGCGCGCCTCGACCAGCTCGCCGAGCGGGTCGCCCGATGA
- a CDS encoding ABC transporter ATP-binding protein — MTLLTADDLRLSFGPTKALDGASLTVHPGEILALMGPSGSGKSTLLHCLAGILRAESGHVAFDGRDLATMTDAERSELRRTAFGFVFQFGQLVPELTCLENVALPLRLSGTRRRAARAEAATWLERLEVADVAEKRPGQVSGGQGQRVAVARALVTRPRVVFADEPTGALDSLNGERVMQLLTTAARDTGAAVVLVTHEARVAAYSDREAIVRDGRVREQEFAR, encoded by the coding sequence ATGACACTGCTGACCGCGGACGACCTGCGGCTGAGTTTCGGGCCGACCAAGGCGCTGGACGGCGCGTCGCTGACCGTGCACCCCGGGGAGATCCTCGCGCTGATGGGACCGTCCGGGTCCGGCAAGTCCACGCTGCTGCACTGCCTCGCCGGCATCCTCCGCGCCGAGTCCGGTCACGTCGCGTTCGACGGCCGCGACCTGGCCACGATGACCGACGCCGAGCGCAGCGAGCTGCGGCGCACCGCGTTCGGGTTCGTGTTCCAGTTCGGCCAGCTCGTGCCCGAGCTCACCTGCCTGGAGAACGTCGCACTGCCGCTGCGGCTGTCCGGCACCCGCCGCAGGGCCGCGCGCGCCGAGGCCGCGACCTGGCTGGAGCGGCTGGAGGTCGCCGACGTCGCGGAGAAACGGCCCGGCCAGGTCTCCGGCGGCCAGGGGCAGCGCGTCGCGGTCGCCCGGGCGCTGGTCACCCGCCCGCGCGTGGTCTTCGCGGACGAGCCGACCGGCGCGCTCGACTCACTCAACGGCGAGCGCGTCATGCAGTTGCTCACCACCGCCGCCCGGGACACCGGCGCGGCCGTGGTGCTGGTGACGCACGAGGCGCGTGTCGCGGCCTACTCCGACCGGGAGGCGATCGTCCGCGACGGCCGGGTCCGCGAGCAGGAGTTCGCCCGATGA